The Spirosoma oryzicola region CGCTCTGCAATCTTGTTATTATTGATCCAATAAATAGCAATTCAAGAATCTAATAAACCCAATTGTTCGTTATAGACTACAGGCGACCCAACAAACTACCCTAACTATATTAACCGATGAAACGAATTGTCCACAAGCACCCGCTAGCCATTCGCTGGTTTCACTGGATTAATTTTCCGGTGCTGTTCGTCATGATCTGGAGCGGAATGCTGATCTACTGGGCATACGATCCGTACAAAATTCAGATCGGTGATTACACGCTTATTTCTTTTTTCCCCGACGGATTCTATAAATTTTTCAAGCTGTCCCGCCGACTGGCCGAGGGTATGGCCTGGCACTTCGTGTTCATGTGGATTTTTCTGCTGAACGGATTGCTGTATGTGGGTTATACCGTTGTTTCCGGCGAATGGCGGCATCTGGTGCCAGACCGCAACTCTTTTCGGGAAGCGGTTCAGGTAACGCTCTACGATCTGGGACTTCGTAAATCGCAACCGCCTTTTATCAAGTACAATGGAGCGCAAAAAATCGCTTATTCAACCATTATTCTTATGGGTGTTGGCTCAATACTCACGGGTTATGCCATCTATAAACCAACGCAATTTTCGTGGCTTACGCGGTTGCTTGGCGGCTACGAAGCGGCCCGTCTGGAACACTTCGTTCTAACCGTTGGCTTTGTATTGTTTTTCTTTGTTCACGTTGCTCAGGTAATTCGGGCGGGCTGGCAAAACTTTCAATCCATGATAACGGGCGTTGAAGTCATCAAGCC contains the following coding sequences:
- a CDS encoding cytochrome b/b6 domain-containing protein translates to MKRIVHKHPLAIRWFHWINFPVLFVMIWSGMLIYWAYDPYKIQIGDYTLISFFPDGFYKFFKLSRRLAEGMAWHFVFMWIFLLNGLLYVGYTVVSGEWRHLVPDRNSFREAVQVTLYDLGLRKSQPPFIKYNGAQKIAYSTIILMGVGSILTGYAIYKPTQFSWLTRLLGGYEAARLEHFVLTVGFVLFFFVHVAQVIRAGWQNFQSMITGVEVIKPHSPNQPTPQGSDNVRPAGPSEPTPSPMTPPTRPALS